One stretch of Armatimonadota bacterium DNA includes these proteins:
- a CDS encoding JAB domain-containing protein gives MVARARANAEGREQTSLEHALFYEPEVSRRPARESALPVFRIELVRDNPADDHSQHTIRSPEEAARIFERYLKGADRENFVTMFLDTKSRVIGLNTVSIGTLDSALVHPREVFKPAILANASSVIVCHNHPSGDPQPSPEDRQVTARLAEAAKVLGIDLLDHVVVGCNGKHCSLKQLGVF, from the coding sequence ATGGTCGCAAGGGCACGAGCAAACGCGGAAGGTCGAGAGCAAACATCGCTTGAGCATGCGCTGTTCTACGAGCCGGAGGTAAGCCGCCGACCGGCGAGAGAGTCGGCCCTGCCCGTGTTCAGGATCGAACTTGTACGGGACAATCCGGCGGACGACCATTCCCAGCATACGATACGCTCGCCGGAGGAAGCCGCCCGGATCTTCGAGCGATACCTGAAGGGTGCGGACCGGGAGAACTTCGTGACCATGTTCCTCGATACCAAGAGCCGCGTCATCGGTCTGAATACGGTCTCCATTGGCACGCTCGACAGCGCGCTTGTCCATCCGCGCGAGGTATTCAAGCCCGCGATTCTCGCCAACGCCTCGTCTGTCATCGTCTGCCACAACCACCCGTCTGGCGACCCGCAGCCGTCACCCGAGGACCGGCAGGTCACCGCCCGCCTTGCCGAAGCCGCTAAGGTTCTCGGCATCGACCTCCTCGACCATGTTGTTGTCGGCTGCAACGGAAAGCACTGTTCGCTCAAGCAGCTTGGAGTGTTCTGA
- a CDS encoding type IV secretion system DNA-binding domain-containing protein → MAPFLISVVILTALALSFYVPAFPWSAIAPGNVHLAGQALTAAAILIIVSGRFRKNQARGVTEMKFLKAKRSSTGENAPGGGIYFGGLPLPPDSATSHFMVVGSTGSGKTLTLRMAMGSVLPALLTQPDQRAVVFDAKQDAISVLWGILDDAMRRSSGVDRDFTVEIAKRIFILNPFDQRCYEWNIAADVRSPEVALQFATILIPEESGPNRYFSDAARDLLTGVINVLVERSGEEWRFSDILYAMRSGDRLRHVLRQTPEGEDLIDLHLEGGNTTRSVISTARSKLAPYEVVAALWRHAGAAGRRISLHEFLRSNSILVLGTNQAALAPIQAVNRVIFQRMTELILNQSENEERRNWFFLDELRKLGRLDGLDALMTNGRSKGAAVFVGFQDIDGLRAVYGREIAGEITSMCASFGVLRVAGASTPQWASEIFGEHEVVQKTRSQSDTFGGGGTTYGSYTTGESEHIREKRLYLPSFFRMVPRPEIGKPLYGYFCSAYLQSKPYYAEIPPGEVDEMLVEKASSDLDFEPWPDTTSKKLPLWTATDFERLNLPPMRITVPGVAEPAGAPGQQFIDPFASHRVNPLPEQEA, encoded by the coding sequence ATGGCCCCATTCCTGATCTCGGTCGTGATACTCACGGCCCTGGCGCTATCGTTCTACGTTCCGGCCTTTCCTTGGTCAGCGATAGCGCCTGGCAACGTACATCTTGCCGGGCAAGCCCTCACCGCGGCGGCTATACTCATCATTGTTTCTGGACGATTTCGGAAGAACCAGGCTCGCGGCGTAACTGAGATGAAGTTCCTGAAAGCCAAGAGATCATCAACAGGGGAGAATGCTCCTGGTGGCGGCATCTACTTCGGTGGATTGCCATTGCCGCCCGACTCCGCCACGTCCCATTTTATGGTCGTCGGGTCTACCGGGAGCGGAAAGACGCTGACCTTGCGGATGGCAATGGGCTCGGTCCTGCCGGCGCTTCTCACCCAGCCAGACCAGAGGGCTGTCGTGTTCGACGCCAAACAGGACGCTATCTCCGTGCTATGGGGCATCCTCGACGATGCAATGAGGCGCAGCTCCGGCGTTGACCGAGACTTCACCGTAGAGATTGCAAAGCGGATATTCATTCTCAACCCATTCGACCAGAGATGCTACGAATGGAACATCGCGGCGGATGTGCGGAGCCCGGAGGTTGCGCTCCAGTTTGCCACGATTCTTATCCCGGAGGAATCCGGCCCCAATCGCTACTTCTCCGATGCCGCGCGCGACTTGCTAACAGGCGTTATCAACGTTCTCGTCGAGCGCTCCGGTGAGGAGTGGAGGTTCTCTGACATCCTGTATGCGATGCGCAGCGGGGACCGACTTCGGCATGTTCTTCGGCAAACGCCCGAAGGTGAAGACCTAATCGACCTGCACCTGGAAGGAGGCAATACAACCAGAAGCGTCATATCGACGGCCCGCTCCAAGCTCGCCCCTTACGAGGTCGTTGCGGCGCTCTGGCGCCATGCGGGAGCGGCAGGGCGACGCATCAGCCTCCACGAATTCTTGAGGTCCAATTCGATCCTCGTACTCGGCACGAACCAGGCGGCTCTTGCGCCGATCCAGGCGGTGAATCGCGTCATTTTCCAGCGTATGACAGAGCTCATCCTCAATCAGAGCGAGAATGAAGAGCGGCGGAACTGGTTCTTCCTTGACGAGCTCCGCAAGCTCGGGCGGCTCGATGGATTGGATGCGCTCATGACCAATGGAAGAAGCAAGGGCGCCGCGGTTTTCGTGGGTTTTCAGGATATCGATGGACTTCGCGCGGTCTACGGTCGAGAGATCGCTGGCGAGATTACGTCAATGTGCGCGAGCTTCGGCGTGTTGCGAGTGGCCGGCGCATCGACACCACAGTGGGCGAGCGAGATCTTCGGCGAGCACGAGGTTGTACAGAAGACGCGAAGCCAATCGGATACATTCGGCGGGGGCGGCACCACTTACGGATCGTACACGACTGGCGAATCGGAGCATATTCGGGAGAAGCGTTTGTATCTGCCCTCATTTTTCCGCATGGTGCCGCGGCCGGAGATCGGCAAGCCCCTCTACGGTTACTTCTGCTCCGCCTACCTGCAAAGCAAGCCTTACTATGCCGAGATACCACCGGGCGAGGTCGATGAGATGCTCGTGGAGAAGGCGTCGAGTGACCTTGACTTCGAGCCCTGGCCCGACACAACGTCCAAGAAGCTCCCTCTCTGGACGGCGACCGACTTCGAACGGCTGAACCTGCCGCCAATGAGGATCACCGTTCCAGGCGTCGCCGAGCCGGCTGGAGCGCCAGGTCAACAGTTCATAGATCCGTTCGCATCTCACCGCGTCAACCCTCTACCGGAGCAGGAAGCGTAG
- a CDS encoding relaxase domain-containing protein, producing the protein MLSLADIENGQEHYYDGLAREDYLTNGGEAPGIWLGRGAAALGLESTVVSETFIRVFQGFHPDRDATLVQNAGKENRQPGWDLTFSAPKSVSVLFALANPHTRRHIQSAHLNAVREAIGYLEDVACFTRRGKGGRVKQRAGFIVAAYEHGTSRAQDPDLHTHALCLNAGIGEDGLPGAIVSKPVYRHKMAAGAVYRASLALGMQQIGFVIERDGVFFRVAGVPHGLCDRFSTRSKELRAFMKEQGVEGPAAAAWAAVKTRQVKGHVAREVLFMQWAEIAATFGFSRSNVIALRGNAVPVSSPAIADGIIADAVHRLSLEKSHFPERDFLQKVAEAAAGTGLSVSEVRALTQRAISGGELVPLGEVSGERRFTTKDILASEARLLRTVGEMNQQSGFHISDQLLARAIGSTEAEETVNARERDPSATPIRLSQEQHAALRHIADSRSRIVAVSGMAGTGKSAMLGAARRAWERGGYRIIGAAVSGKAARGLARSSGIDSITISRLLYELGRPPLNGPGIMQSLKAEFKHATWQIDSKTRRKLLGQYHKATSRLAHEWKYMTWQISRRHRDFLNYKLDRDKYKLDNKTVLVIDEAGMVGTRQMERLLQACAHANCKVVLVGDERQLQPVEPGGPFYSILNRIGCARLSDIVRQGLDAGDTNPAWKREASRAMAEGRAGDALRAYSDRGFFYVAQGRKRALQALIRKWAEIGLRKPESCLIMTGKRREADELNRLAQDERRRAGRLGLRFARVGAATFYELDRVVFTRNSQCIGVMNGDFGTVTHVDNVSARLKVQLDSGAEVAVPFRRYMDLSLGYASTTHKAQGATVDHAYVLCGGPMADRELSYVQASRARLDTHFFSEALPGPDSRKEQRAERTINELARIMSRSRQKDLAHDVLRQPTTGPEPLELTPIFS; encoded by the coding sequence ATGCTCTCCTTAGCTGACATCGAGAATGGCCAGGAACACTACTACGACGGGCTGGCCCGAGAGGACTACCTGACCAACGGCGGCGAGGCGCCCGGTATCTGGCTTGGCCGGGGCGCCGCGGCCCTTGGCCTCGAAAGCACGGTCGTGTCCGAGACGTTCATTCGTGTGTTCCAGGGCTTTCACCCGGATCGGGACGCCACTCTTGTACAGAACGCCGGTAAGGAGAACCGCCAACCTGGATGGGATCTGACGTTCTCGGCGCCGAAGTCCGTGTCCGTCCTATTTGCACTCGCCAATCCACACACTCGCCGGCATATACAGAGCGCGCATCTCAACGCGGTGCGAGAGGCGATCGGATACCTGGAGGATGTGGCGTGCTTCACTCGCCGCGGGAAAGGCGGACGCGTCAAGCAACGTGCTGGCTTCATCGTCGCGGCGTACGAGCACGGGACATCAAGAGCGCAAGATCCTGACCTGCACACACACGCGCTGTGTTTGAACGCGGGGATAGGAGAAGACGGTCTGCCGGGCGCGATCGTCAGCAAGCCGGTGTACCGACACAAGATGGCGGCCGGCGCGGTCTATCGCGCGAGCCTTGCGCTCGGGATGCAGCAGATCGGATTTGTGATAGAGCGTGACGGCGTCTTCTTCCGGGTCGCAGGCGTACCACACGGCCTCTGTGACCGGTTCTCCACCCGGAGCAAAGAGCTGCGTGCCTTCATGAAAGAACAGGGAGTTGAGGGCCCGGCCGCCGCAGCTTGGGCGGCAGTAAAGACTCGACAAGTCAAGGGACACGTTGCGCGCGAAGTGCTCTTCATGCAGTGGGCTGAGATCGCAGCCACGTTTGGCTTCTCGCGCTCCAATGTGATTGCATTGCGCGGGAATGCCGTTCCGGTCTCCTCTCCGGCGATAGCTGACGGGATTATCGCTGATGCGGTCCACCGTCTGTCGTTGGAGAAGAGCCACTTTCCAGAGAGAGACTTCCTTCAGAAGGTCGCCGAGGCCGCCGCGGGTACCGGGTTGTCTGTATCAGAAGTACGAGCGCTCACTCAACGGGCGATCTCAGGTGGCGAGCTAGTGCCTTTGGGAGAGGTCAGTGGAGAACGGCGATTCACGACGAAGGACATACTGGCGAGCGAGGCCAGATTGCTCCGGACTGTGGGCGAGATGAACCAGCAGTCCGGTTTCCACATTTCCGACCAGTTACTCGCACGAGCGATCGGCTCGACAGAAGCAGAAGAAACCGTCAACGCAAGGGAGCGCGACCCCAGTGCAACCCCGATACGGCTGAGCCAGGAACAACATGCAGCGTTGAGGCACATTGCCGACTCCCGAAGTCGGATCGTCGCCGTATCTGGCATGGCCGGCACGGGTAAGTCCGCAATGCTGGGCGCCGCACGTCGAGCATGGGAGCGCGGCGGTTATCGGATCATCGGCGCAGCAGTGTCCGGCAAGGCGGCGCGCGGACTTGCCCGGAGCTCGGGTATCGACAGCATCACAATCAGCAGGCTTCTGTACGAACTAGGCCGACCGCCCCTCAATGGTCCCGGCATTATGCAGAGCCTCAAGGCCGAGTTCAAGCATGCCACATGGCAGATTGACAGCAAGACACGCCGCAAGCTCCTCGGCCAATACCATAAGGCGACGAGCAGGTTGGCCCATGAATGGAAGTATATGACCTGGCAGATCAGCCGGCGCCATCGCGACTTCTTGAATTATAAGCTCGACCGCGACAAGTACAAGCTCGACAACAAGACAGTGCTCGTGATTGACGAGGCGGGAATGGTCGGCACTCGCCAGATGGAGAGATTGCTCCAGGCGTGCGCTCATGCCAACTGCAAAGTCGTGCTGGTAGGCGACGAGCGGCAGCTCCAGCCCGTAGAGCCTGGCGGGCCGTTCTACTCCATCTTGAACCGAATCGGGTGTGCCCGCCTCTCCGACATCGTCCGGCAGGGTCTCGACGCTGGAGACACGAACCCGGCGTGGAAACGTGAAGCAAGTCGCGCCATGGCGGAGGGCAGAGCGGGTGACGCGCTGCGAGCCTATTCGGACCGTGGCTTCTTCTACGTGGCCCAAGGCAGAAAACGCGCTCTACAAGCGCTCATCCGCAAGTGGGCTGAGATTGGCCTCAGGAAACCAGAGTCGTGCCTCATCATGACCGGCAAGAGGCGCGAGGCAGACGAACTCAATAGACTAGCGCAGGACGAGAGGCGGCGAGCCGGACGGCTCGGCCTTCGGTTCGCTCGCGTTGGAGCCGCGACATTCTACGAACTCGACCGCGTCGTATTCACGAGGAACAGCCAGTGCATCGGCGTGATGAACGGCGATTTCGGCACGGTCACTCACGTGGACAACGTATCCGCGAGGCTCAAGGTGCAGCTAGACAGCGGCGCGGAAGTCGCGGTTCCGTTCCGCAGGTATATGGACTTGTCGCTGGGATATGCGAGCACAACACACAAAGCCCAAGGGGCGACGGTAGACCACGCCTATGTGCTCTGCGGAGGGCCGATGGCTGATCGCGAACTCAGCTACGTCCAAGCGTCGCGGGCGCGCCTGGATACGCACTTCTTTTCCGAGGCTCTTCCGGGTCCGGATTCGAGGAAAGAGCAGCGAGCGGAGCGAACTATAAACGAACTTGCCCGGATCATGAGCAGGAGCCGGCAGAAGGACCTGGCACACGACGTATTGCGCCAACCGACAACCGGCCCGGAACCGCTTGAGCTAACCCCGATCTTCTCCTGA
- a CDS encoding DUF1738 domain-containing protein, translated as MEPHEQSTVSQIGDATTSDEETFASIPLRRRKSHHPPGEGAQTDRDVYAIVTERITSALEASTVPWKKPWAVEGGLPRNLGTRRPYRGMNVLLLSLGQAYRSPWWLTFRQATELGGHVRKGEHASLVTFWKSAERRTDHDGTDEGDEANSGSVRRAPILRYYNVFNVEQCEGIVSPPSGEFQPKPNERIEACEMVVQHMPQRPTIRRDPRQASYSPVTDAVGIPDLPQFETAEDYYATLFHELVHSTGHKSRLARQTLGTPTPFGSPDYSQEELVAEFGAAFLCGHTGILPTTVNNQAAYINGWLAVLQKDKRLLPIAASQAQRAADCILASDQTEQTWSAGESSQARLAEEDGQAG; from the coding sequence ATGGAGCCGCACGAGCAGTCAACCGTTTCCCAGATTGGCGATGCAACGACCTCAGACGAGGAGACCTTCGCATCCATCCCCCTGCGGCGCCGGAAATCGCATCATCCTCCGGGCGAGGGCGCTCAGACTGACCGCGATGTCTATGCGATTGTCACCGAGCGTATCACCTCAGCCCTAGAAGCCAGTACAGTTCCTTGGAAAAAGCCCTGGGCCGTAGAAGGCGGTCTTCCGCGCAACCTCGGCACGCGACGACCTTATCGCGGGATGAACGTTCTACTTTTGTCGCTTGGACAGGCATACCGATCTCCTTGGTGGCTTACATTCCGGCAGGCGACGGAACTCGGCGGCCATGTCCGTAAAGGCGAGCATGCGTCGTTGGTCACGTTCTGGAAATCCGCTGAGCGAAGAACCGACCACGACGGAACGGATGAAGGTGACGAGGCGAATTCAGGCAGTGTAAGACGGGCGCCGATCCTGCGATACTATAACGTGTTCAATGTCGAGCAGTGCGAAGGCATCGTTTCGCCGCCCAGTGGGGAGTTCCAACCGAAACCGAACGAGCGAATCGAAGCCTGCGAGATGGTCGTTCAGCATATGCCGCAACGACCGACGATTCGGCGAGATCCGCGTCAAGCGTCATATTCGCCGGTTACCGACGCAGTAGGGATTCCGGATCTGCCCCAGTTCGAGACCGCCGAGGACTACTACGCCACTCTCTTCCACGAGCTCGTTCACAGCACGGGCCACAAGTCGCGTTTGGCGCGCCAGACGCTGGGAACGCCAACCCCGTTTGGCAGTCCCGATTACTCTCAAGAGGAGTTGGTCGCCGAGTTCGGAGCTGCGTTTCTCTGCGGACACACGGGCATCCTGCCCACGACGGTGAACAATCAGGCGGCCTACATTAACGGCTGGCTCGCAGTCCTCCAGAAGGACAAGCGCCTGCTGCCCATCGCCGCCTCCCAGGCGCAGCGAGCCGCCGATTGCATTCTGGCTAGCGATCAGACGGAACAGACTTGGTCCGCTGGCGAGAGCAGCCAAGCAAGACTGGCCGAAGAGGACGGACAAGCGGGCTAA
- a CDS encoding tyrosine-type recombinase/integrase, whose translation MTPNMIAKSSLVRSAPTGLPAIELLAAIPEEEIWLNGQRSHHTRRAYKEDVLHFMRSLGVTTREELRQVERAAVIAWIRQMEEQQEKARTIRRRLSALSSLYTHLVARRAADTNPVREIKRPRVNRTKGVTAAFSAKQARRILDAPDGETLSGLRDRAILSVLFQAGPRRAEVASMKVKDFYMNAGYHSLRFTRKGGEDHALALNPQTAQRIEQYLAASNHGGDIEGPLFRAVRPSWRNHDDRRHIHPDAIDRIVRKYVKVALNIERGFSAHSCRATFATTSLANGSSLEDVQEALGHADATTTKLYDKRGFNPEKSAAFFANY comes from the coding sequence ATGACGCCCAACATGATCGCCAAAAGCTCGCTTGTACGATCCGCACCAACCGGGCTACCCGCTATCGAACTGCTGGCCGCGATCCCCGAAGAGGAGATCTGGCTCAACGGCCAGCGGAGCCACCACACTCGGCGTGCGTACAAGGAGGATGTTCTCCACTTCATGCGCTCGCTCGGCGTCACCACGCGAGAGGAGCTGCGACAGGTCGAGCGCGCCGCCGTCATCGCTTGGATTCGGCAAATGGAGGAGCAACAGGAGAAAGCCCGCACAATTAGGCGGCGCCTCTCGGCCCTGTCCAGTCTCTACACGCACCTCGTAGCGCGCCGAGCGGCGGACACGAATCCGGTTCGCGAGATCAAGCGCCCACGAGTGAATCGGACGAAGGGAGTTACCGCGGCATTCTCGGCGAAGCAAGCGCGGCGGATTCTCGACGCACCGGATGGGGAAACTTTGAGCGGGCTTCGCGACCGGGCGATCTTGTCGGTTCTGTTCCAGGCAGGTCCGCGCCGCGCGGAAGTCGCCAGCATGAAGGTCAAAGACTTCTACATGAACGCAGGCTACCACTCGCTTCGCTTTACACGGAAAGGCGGCGAGGACCATGCCCTCGCGCTCAACCCGCAAACCGCGCAACGGATCGAGCAGTATCTTGCGGCATCGAACCACGGAGGTGATATAGAGGGGCCGCTGTTCCGAGCAGTCAGACCAAGCTGGAGAAACCACGACGACCGCCGCCACATTCACCCCGACGCGATAGATCGGATCGTAAGGAAGTACGTGAAGGTCGCGCTCAACATCGAGCGCGGGTTCTCGGCCCACTCCTGCCGGGCGACCTTTGCAACTACTTCGCTTGCGAACGGCTCAAGCCTTGAGGATGTGCAGGAAGCGTTGGGCCACGCGGACGCGACCACCACCAAGCTCTACGACAAGCGGGGTTTCAACCCGGAGAAGAGCGCCGCCTTCTTTGCGAATTACTGA
- a CDS encoding helix-turn-helix transcriptional regulator, whose protein sequence is MASERHPALALLGQQIRKTRKARGISQEDFAAEAGLGRSYYGGVERGERNLSALNLMRIAAALHVEVGELFPPVQDFGGHLE, encoded by the coding sequence ATGGCGAGCGAGCGGCACCCGGCCCTAGCCCTGCTGGGCCAACAGATCAGGAAAACTCGGAAGGCACGAGGGATTTCTCAAGAGGACTTCGCTGCGGAGGCGGGCCTCGGCCGGTCGTACTATGGCGGCGTCGAGCGCGGCGAGCGCAATCTGTCGGCACTGAATCTTATGCGCATTGCGGCGGCGCTCCACGTGGAGGTCGGCGAGCTCTTCCCGCCGGTTCAGGACTTCGGAGGACACCTTGAGTAG
- a CDS encoding GNAT family N-acetyltransferase yields the protein MSVLTLWTNQAADVQVVRLIERDEIDALLGLFDEVVAERDWQPGDALGCDQYRSAYFGLLVNDELAGGLQIAFPDRTGGLSCQHVWPDVPTGPNGRCAHVELLVVHKPFRGRASLYWHLVAETWRYCVAEGVTRLYIETNPRTYALYRRIGWPLQIQGEPRLHWGAQTYLCTLEMAEVAKSILCRAANSEHYHDVVMQAFRLSRRPRLALRPSDASV from the coding sequence ATGTCCGTGCTTACGCTGTGGACAAACCAGGCTGCCGACGTACAAGTCGTCCGCCTGATCGAGCGCGATGAGATCGACGCACTGCTTGGTCTGTTCGATGAGGTCGTAGCAGAAAGGGACTGGCAGCCCGGCGATGCGCTAGGTTGCGACCAGTACCGCTCCGCCTACTTCGGGCTCCTGGTGAACGACGAACTCGCGGGCGGACTCCAGATCGCCTTTCCAGATAGGACCGGAGGCCTGTCGTGCCAACATGTCTGGCCGGATGTGCCGACAGGTCCGAACGGGCGCTGTGCACACGTGGAGCTGCTGGTGGTTCACAAGCCCTTTCGGGGCCGTGCGAGCCTGTACTGGCACCTTGTCGCGGAGACATGGCGATACTGTGTCGCCGAAGGCGTCACCCGGCTCTACATTGAGACGAACCCGCGTACTTACGCCCTCTACCGGCGAATCGGGTGGCCGCTGCAGATCCAAGGTGAGCCTCGCCTGCACTGGGGCGCACAGACGTACCTCTGTACCCTCGAAATGGCGGAGGTCGCGAAATCGATCCTCTGCCGGGCGGCGAACTCGGAACACTACCACGATGTCGTCATGCAGGCATTCCGGCTCTCACGCCGGCCCCGCCTCGCGCTTCGACCTTCTGATGCTTCTGTCTAA